One window of the Vigna radiata var. radiata cultivar VC1973A chromosome 1, Vradiata_ver6, whole genome shotgun sequence genome contains the following:
- the LOC106763159 gene encoding AAA-ATPase ASD, mitochondrial isoform X2, producing MSEPECCLQEKVRGGSKMNPGDLFGHIGSVVGSLMFVWAMFKQFFPYQVVNQIEKHSQRLVTYVYPYIQITFHEFTGERLMRSEAYSAIENYLSSKASTQAKRLKGDIGKNNQSLVLSMDDHEEVSDEFNGVKLWWASGKHISKAQSTVSFHHPMSDERRYYKLTFHKRNRDVILGTYLNYVMKEGKAIKVKNRQRKLYTNSGSYWSHVVFEHPATFQTLAMDPEKKEMIIDDLITFSKSGGFYARIGRAWKRGYLLYGPPGTGKSTMIAAMANLLGYDLYDLELTAVKDNTELRKLLIETSSKSIIVIEDIDCSLDLTGQRRKKKEKEEQEQEKNHPGQKQQGMQDKDVKSSQKLDPALVRKGRMDLHIELSYCGFEAFKLLAKNYLNIDAHHLFGTISELLKEVKITPAEVAEHLMPKSASGDAEIYLKSLIQALELTKMQEKVVHGPHWTGK from the exons ATGTCTGAACCAGAATGTTGTCTGCAAGAAAAAGTAAGAGGTGGAAGTAAGATGAATCCAGGTGATCTGTTTGGTCACATAGGATCCGTAGTTGGTTCCTTGATGTTTGTTTGGGCCATGTTTAAGCAATTTTTCCCTTACCAAGTTGTCAACCAAATTGAGAAACACTCCCAAAGATTGGTGACTTATGTGTACCCTTATATCCAAATCACATTCCATGAGTTCACAGGTGAGAGACTGATGCGAAGTGAGGCCTATTCTGCCATAGAGAACTACCTCAGCTCCAAGGCATCAACACAAGCAAAGAGACTCAAAGGTGACATAGGGAAGAACAACCAGTCACTTGTTCTCAGCATGGATGATCATGAAGAAGTAAGTGATGAGTTCAATGGTGTGAAGCTTTGGTGGGCCTCTGGCAAGCACATTTCCAAGGCACAGTCCACAGTTTCCTTCCACCACCCTATGTCAGATGAGAGAAGGTACTACAAGCTCACTTTTCATAAGAGAAACAGAGATGTGATCTTAGGGACATATCTTAACTATGTTATGAAAGAGGGTAAGGCCATTAAGGTGAAAAACAGGCAAAGGAAGCTTTATACCAATAGTGGTTCTTATTGGAGCCATGTGGTGTTTGAGCACCCTGCAACATTTCAAACACTGGCTATGGATCCTGAGAAGAAGGAAATGATCATTGATGATCTCATCACATTCAGCAAGTCAGGAGGGTTCTATGCAAGGATTGGGAGGGCATGGAAGAGAGGGTACCTACTTTATGGACCACCAGGAACAGGCAAGTCCACAATGATTGCTGCTATGGCAAATTTGTTAGGATATGATTTGTATGATCTTGAGTTGACTGCTGTGAAGGACAACACTGAATTGAGGAAGCTTCTGATTGAGACCTCAAGCAAATCTATAATTGTAATAGAGGATATAGATTGTTCACTTGATTTGACTGGCcaaaggaggaagaaaaaggaaaaggaagagcAAGAGCAAGAGAAGAATCATCCAGGGCAAAAACAACAAGGAATGCAAGATAAAGATGTCAAAAGTAGCCAG AAATTGGACCCTGCATTGGTCAGGAAAGGGAGAATGGACTTGCACATAGAGTTGTCCTACTGTGGCTTTGAGGCATTCAAGTTATTGGCTAAGAATTATCTTAACATTGATGCACACCATCTGTTTGGCACAATAAGTGAACTGCTCAAGGAAGTCAAAATTACTCCAGCTGAGGTTGCAGAACATTTGATGCCTAAAAGTGCTTCTGGGGATGCAGAAATTTACTTGAAAAGTCTGATTCAAGCACTAGAATTGACAAAGATGCAAGAAAAAGTTGTGCATGGTCCTCATTGGACTGGAAAATAG
- the LOC106763159 gene encoding AAA-ATPase ASD, mitochondrial isoform X1, whose translation MSEPECCLQEKVRGGSKMNPGDLFGHIGSVVGSLMFVWAMFKQFFPYQVVNQIEKHSQRLVTYVYPYIQITFHEFTGERLMRSEAYSAIENYLSSKASTQAKRLKGDIGKNNQSLVLSMDDHEEVSDEFNGVKLWWASGKHISKAQSTVSFHHPMSDERRYYKLTFHKRNRDVILGTYLNYVMKEGKAIKVKNRQRKLYTNSGSYWSHVVFEHPATFQTLAMDPEKKEMIIDDLITFSKSGGFYARIGRAWKRGYLLYGPPGTGKSTMIAAMANLLGYDLYDLELTAVKDNTELRKLLIETSSKSIIVIEDIDCSLDLTGQRRKKKEKEEQEQEKNHPGQKQQGMQDKDVKSSQVTLSGLLNFIDGLWSACAGERLIVFTTNYVEKLDPALVRKGRMDLHIELSYCGFEAFKLLAKNYLNIDAHHLFGTISELLKEVKITPAEVAEHLMPKSASGDAEIYLKSLIQALELTKMQEKVVHGPHWTGK comes from the coding sequence ATGTCTGAACCAGAATGTTGTCTGCAAGAAAAAGTAAGAGGTGGAAGTAAGATGAATCCAGGTGATCTGTTTGGTCACATAGGATCCGTAGTTGGTTCCTTGATGTTTGTTTGGGCCATGTTTAAGCAATTTTTCCCTTACCAAGTTGTCAACCAAATTGAGAAACACTCCCAAAGATTGGTGACTTATGTGTACCCTTATATCCAAATCACATTCCATGAGTTCACAGGTGAGAGACTGATGCGAAGTGAGGCCTATTCTGCCATAGAGAACTACCTCAGCTCCAAGGCATCAACACAAGCAAAGAGACTCAAAGGTGACATAGGGAAGAACAACCAGTCACTTGTTCTCAGCATGGATGATCATGAAGAAGTAAGTGATGAGTTCAATGGTGTGAAGCTTTGGTGGGCCTCTGGCAAGCACATTTCCAAGGCACAGTCCACAGTTTCCTTCCACCACCCTATGTCAGATGAGAGAAGGTACTACAAGCTCACTTTTCATAAGAGAAACAGAGATGTGATCTTAGGGACATATCTTAACTATGTTATGAAAGAGGGTAAGGCCATTAAGGTGAAAAACAGGCAAAGGAAGCTTTATACCAATAGTGGTTCTTATTGGAGCCATGTGGTGTTTGAGCACCCTGCAACATTTCAAACACTGGCTATGGATCCTGAGAAGAAGGAAATGATCATTGATGATCTCATCACATTCAGCAAGTCAGGAGGGTTCTATGCAAGGATTGGGAGGGCATGGAAGAGAGGGTACCTACTTTATGGACCACCAGGAACAGGCAAGTCCACAATGATTGCTGCTATGGCAAATTTGTTAGGATATGATTTGTATGATCTTGAGTTGACTGCTGTGAAGGACAACACTGAATTGAGGAAGCTTCTGATTGAGACCTCAAGCAAATCTATAATTGTAATAGAGGATATAGATTGTTCACTTGATTTGACTGGCcaaaggaggaagaaaaaggaaaaggaagagcAAGAGCAAGAGAAGAATCATCCAGGGCAAAAACAACAAGGAATGCAAGATAAAGATGTCAAAAGTAGCCAGGTAACACTTTCTGGTCTGCTTAATTTCATTGACGGGTTATGGTCTGCATGTGCGGGTGAGAGATTGATAGTTTTCACCACAAACTATGTGGAGAAATTGGACCCTGCATTGGTCAGGAAAGGGAGAATGGACTTGCACATAGAGTTGTCCTACTGTGGCTTTGAGGCATTCAAGTTATTGGCTAAGAATTATCTTAACATTGATGCACACCATCTGTTTGGCACAATAAGTGAACTGCTCAAGGAAGTCAAAATTACTCCAGCTGAGGTTGCAGAACATTTGATGCCTAAAAGTGCTTCTGGGGATGCAGAAATTTACTTGAAAAGTCTGATTCAAGCACTAGAATTGACAAAGATGCAAGAAAAAGTTGTGCATGGTCCTCATTGGACTGGAAAATAG